One Hymenobacter cellulosilyticus genomic window, TGTTTTCCTGCTCGGTTGGCGGGGGCGCTTTTCAATGGGCTGGTCGCTCGCATGGCGGGGCTCGGCCTGTTCGCTGCTGGCCGGAGTCGGCGGCCGAAACGCTTCCCACACGGGCAGGTTCTCCCGGATTTTGCGCCAAGCCAGGTAAGTCCCGTTCCGGCACCAGGCGGGCTCCTCGTCCTGGGCCTGAATGTAGACGTGGCGGTCAAGCTCCAACTCACGCGCGTTCGAGAGGTTGTCCACTCCGTCGTCGAAACGCAGCAGTTCGCGCTTGTCGGGCCGCGAAAACCCCTGCTCGACGCGCCGGATAACCAAGCGCTTGTCTACGTAGCCATGAATCAGGGACCGGGCAATGGCCATGTTCACGTAAGGATGGTCGCTGGCAATGACGAACAGGAAATCGGTCATGTGCTCGGCGGGCTCGTAGGCATCGCCGGTGACGCGGGGCATGGTTTTCAGCCAGTGCGGCCGGAAAGCCGCCAGCTGGAACCGGTCGTCGCCGTGTGCCGTGGCAAACAGCGAAGCTCCCAGGGCCACGGTCACCGTCACGCGGTAGTTGGGCGGCAGGTATTCGAGAACGGGCACGTGGTTGTTGACCGGATGGCGCGCCATTTCGTAGCGGGCAAACCGGGTGAGGTTGCGCAGCACCTGCTCGAGCGCGCCGCGGTCGGGGGCTTGCACATCGGCCGCCACCACGGTCAGAAACCGCTGGGGATTGATGCGTCCGGCGCGCTCCACCTCATACCGCGCCGCGTCGACGCCGGCCGGGGGCTCAATGGGCCATTGGGGGTCGGTGATGCCCGGCTGAAAAGGCCCGTCGAGCCGGGGCTGGGGTTTTTCGGGCCGAAAGGCAGTCGGGCTGGTCATGAGGCGGACGCTTATGAGGGAACAAACAGGGGCCGGCGCCGATGCTGCGCTTGATGGGCCGGAAACAGCGCGATGAAAAACTCCGTCCAGCCCCCCATGCGCACGCGCAGCAGGTTGTAGTCCTGCGGCCGCTCCTGGGCGGCGGCCATCGTGGCGGGGTCGGCTACGGTGAAGGTGGCTATCGAGCCGCCCTCCCCGTTGGCAAAGTCCCGCAGGATGCGCTGCAAATTGGCCAGCGGATAATTCTCCGGAATGTTGTAATCCACCGGCGCGCCATCGCCCAACTGGTTCATGCACTCGTGCTTGTAGCTCTTCATGCTTTGCTCCAGGGTGCCCATGCGGGCGTGGGGCTGGCCGGTCGGCGGAATGGGGTCCGTATCCAGCCACAGAGGGGCCGGCGACAGGTCGGAGGCAATGCCTTCGCGCGCGTGGCGGCCATCGGCCGTGGCCCCCACGAAGAGCCCGCCCAGCAAGTACTGCTCAAAGGTGCCCACGCCCGGGGCCAGCAGCAGGTCGAACCCGGCGCCGTAGCGTTGCTTAAGCTGCGCGAACGCGGCCTGGTGCAAGTCGCTGGCCCAAGCGTCGCGCACGCACTGGCAGAAGGTTTCAATCAGTTGCCAGGCCAACTCATCCACCTCCTGATGGCCGTAGCCAAACTTGGGTTGGGCCCGACAGATGGTTTTAATCTCGTCAATCCGGGTTTTGGGCACGGCCAGGCCAAAGGCCGGCTGCTCGTGCTTGCCCGCGGGCAGCAACTCGGTGCCCCAGTTGGTGGCCAGGCAGGTCACAAGTTCGTCCAGCCGAATCTCCTTCGTGCCGAAAACCAGCTGCCGGATAACGTAGAGCGAATCGGCGGCGGTGCTGATGCCCGTCATCAGGGGGAGAAAATGCGGTAATTGGCCCCGCCGGCCACCAGGTCCTGGCCGCGCTGGATGCAGCCGTCAATCAGGGCCGAGAGCAGCGGGGAGGGGGCAATGGCTTCCTTAGCGCCATATGTGGCGAGCAGGGTGTTCAGGTAGCGGTGGCAGCTCAGCAGCGTGTGCTCGCGCATGATGGCCAGAAATTCCTCCCACGACTCAATCTCGGCGGCGGGCTTGCTGCGCCAGGAATTTTTGTCGCCGCGCAGGTTCATGGGGCCGGCCGCGCCCAGGCCGGCGCCGCGGTTGAGGGTAAACTCAAGGGGGGCATTGGCCGGCACAAAGCCAAAGCTGAACTCGGTTTCGCCGGCAAACATGGTTTCGTAGCAGCCGTCGCAGGCGTAGTTGCGGGCGGTGCGCAGCGGCGGCACGTGCTGGCCGGCGTTCATCAGGCCGGTGATGATGCGGTCGTCGTTGAGCAGTACGGGATGCGCTCCCCCGCTGAGCAAGGCCCGGGCGGCGAGTTCAAGAATGTCCTCTGGGGTATCGGCATGCACCCGCAGGTCCAGGGTGGGGCTGTTCAGGGGCAGCCGGCGGGCGCTGTGCAGGCAAAACCTTGTCACCTCGTTGCAGGCATCGTCCGGGGCGGGGTTGTCGTTGGGCAACACGCCGCCAATGGTGACCTGCTGCATCCATTGGTTGAGCAAACCGCCCTGGTCGAAGTTGGAGGAGCCAAAAAAGCCAGTCAATACGCCGTCGGCGGGCGTGTAGCGGTTTTCGGCGTGGCGGTAGTTGAGAATCACGCGCTCATCGAGCTTGAGCCAGAAGCAATCCATCAACTCCTGCGCCTGCTCGGGGCCGAGGCCCTGCGCCTGGTCGGCCGCGTAGAACGGCTGCAGTATCTGGTCGAGGCGGCCCAGCGGCACCACCTCCACCGTCCAGTGCAGGGCGCAATGCACCACGTAAATGGCTTGGAGCGCATCGGCGAAAGAACGGCTGGGTTCGGCCGGCACGCGGTGCAGGCGCTCGGCAATGGCGGTGAGGTGTGCGCGGCGCGGGTCGGTTGCGTCCAGCTGCTCGCATTTGGTCCGTACGTGGTCGGCCATGCGGCGGGCATAGTCAATGACGGCTTGCAGGCAGATGATGACGGAGTCGTAGAAAGCCGTTTTTTCGGGAGCCTCGGTGCGCAACTGCTCGCACTCGCCGATAATGGCCCGTAGCCCGCGGTTCACTACCCGCCCGTGGTCGGGCACGATATGGCCCATGGGCGATAGCTCGTTCAAAAAGTCCAACATGCCTTGGTACTCCTCGGCTTCGGTCAGGTAGCGCACGAACTCC contains:
- a CDS encoding Dyp-type peroxidase; this encodes MTSPTAFRPEKPQPRLDGPFQPGITDPQWPIEPPAGVDAARYEVERAGRINPQRFLTVVAADVQAPDRGALEQVLRNLTRFARYEMARHPVNNHVPVLEYLPPNYRVTVTVALGASLFATAHGDDRFQLAAFRPHWLKTMPRVTGDAYEPAEHMTDFLFVIASDHPYVNMAIARSLIHGYVDKRLVIRRVEQGFSRPDKRELLRFDDGVDNLSNARELELDRHVYIQAQDEEPAWCRNGTYLAWRKIRENLPVWEAFRPPTPASSEQAEPRHASDQPIEKRPRQPSRKT
- a CDS encoding pyruvate formate lyase family protein gives rise to the protein MTGISTAADSLYVIRQLVFGTKEIRLDELVTCLATNWGTELLPAGKHEQPAFGLAVPKTRIDEIKTICRAQPKFGYGHQEVDELAWQLIETFCQCVRDAWASDLHQAAFAQLKQRYGAGFDLLLAPGVGTFEQYLLGGLFVGATADGRHAREGIASDLSPAPLWLDTDPIPPTGQPHARMGTLEQSMKSYKHECMNQLGDGAPVDYNIPENYPLANLQRILRDFANGEGGSIATFTVADPATMAAAQERPQDYNLLRVRMGGWTEFFIALFPAHQAQHRRRPLFVPS
- a CDS encoding pyruvate formate lyase family protein, with the translated sequence MLERTFQRWQQKPLWLREEQVGHLFRNRPDLEPAEQARLAALPVAVRKALAVQRMLQLVTEPAIARLAGTCEIDADELIVGSLPPFSVGQGKEFVRYLTEAEEYQGMLDFLNELSPMGHIVPDHGRVVNRGLRAIIGECEQLRTEAPEKTAFYDSVIICLQAVIDYARRMADHVRTKCEQLDATDPRRAHLTAIAERLHRVPAEPSRSFADALQAIYVVHCALHWTVEVVPLGRLDQILQPFYAADQAQGLGPEQAQELMDCFWLKLDERVILNYRHAENRYTPADGVLTGFFGSSNFDQGGLLNQWMQQVTIGGVLPNDNPAPDDACNEVTRFCLHSARRLPLNSPTLDLRVHADTPEDILELAARALLSGGAHPVLLNDDRIITGLMNAGQHVPPLRTARNYACDGCYETMFAGETEFSFGFVPANAPLEFTLNRGAGLGAAGPMNLRGDKNSWRSKPAAEIESWEEFLAIMREHTLLSCHRYLNTLLATYGAKEAIAPSPLLSALIDGCIQRGQDLVAGGANYRIFSP